The following proteins come from a genomic window of Finegoldia magna ATCC 29328:
- a CDS encoding sigma factor-like helix-turn-helix DNA-binding protein yields MAKEYYLYVNGQRVKVSEQIYKVYWREKEHEKYLEQVDKKNHLLFFSSLNHDGNFENNLEDKNVDVEKVVATQIMIEALRNAMSKLNEEEREIIERLYFNDETLRAVAKTQNISHPALIKRRDKILEKLKKFIEEI; encoded by the coding sequence ATGGCAAAAGAGTATTACCTTTATGTCAACGGACAAAGGGTTAAAGTCAGCGAGCAGATATATAAAGTCTACTGGCGAGAAAAAGAACACGAAAAGTATTTGGAGCAGGTGGACAAGAAAAACCACTTGCTCTTTTTTTCATCTCTAAATCACGATGGGAATTTTGAAAATAATCTAGAAGATAAAAACGTTGATGTTGAAAAAGTTGTAGCTACACAAATAATGATTGAAGCACTAAGAAATGCTATGTCAAAGTTAAATGAGGAGGAACGGGAAATAATCGAAAGATTATATTTCAATGATGAAACACTTCGTGCAGTAGCAAAGACTCAAAATATATCACATCCTGCTTTAATAAAAAGGCGAGATAAGATTTTAGAAAAACTAAAGAAATTTATAGAAGAAATATAG
- a CDS encoding MATE family efflux transporter has product MGKQDMKTQLLTKSPKDLLFQLAIPGIIGMIVIGLYPFMDGIFAGWIIGDYAMSAISISMSLTIINGGVSALIGVGSASILSRAIGKGDKETTDKIFGNFCYWVILFSIVITILGLIFAPNFLDLVGAKGNIKELGVRYLRVVFFGSIFVNFAQAGNMTMRGEGALKQSMIIMGVGAILNIILDPIFMKLMGEYAIEGAAIATVISQIVQAILTFRYFSKKSAFVGIHKIQKSKDISSEMFSIGSSAMMMQILFAVQQTFLFKQAFAYGGDNWGILMAATMRLYMFSFIPLWGMSQGLQPVIGANFGAKQYKRVKDTMKVFMYGATILAALSWIPSMFYSEKLLSLFSVRSEIIEAGVMNFKMFYSTFILYGIMIMTLTFFQSIGDGKKASMIVMLRQLILFIPAILLLPKFFGASAVWWAEPIVDFSMIMLGLFLMLNGLRKMGKDKA; this is encoded by the coding sequence ATGGGAAAACAAGATATGAAAACACAACTTTTAACCAAAAGTCCTAAAGATTTATTGTTTCAGTTAGCTATTCCGGGAATTATAGGAATGATAGTTATAGGGCTATATCCATTTATGGACGGAATTTTTGCTGGATGGATTATTGGAGACTATGCAATGTCTGCTATTAGTATATCCATGTCCTTAACAATAATAAATGGTGGAGTATCAGCACTTATTGGAGTTGGTAGTGCATCAATATTATCAAGGGCGATTGGAAAGGGAGATAAAGAAACAACTGACAAGATATTTGGAAATTTTTGTTATTGGGTAATTTTATTCTCTATAGTTATCACAATATTAGGTTTGATATTTGCACCTAATTTTTTGGATTTAGTAGGAGCAAAGGGGAATATTAAAGAACTTGGAGTCAGATATTTAAGAGTAGTTTTTTTTGGCTCCATATTTGTTAATTTTGCTCAAGCCGGAAATATGACAATGCGTGGTGAAGGTGCATTAAAGCAATCCATGATTATTATGGGGGTAGGAGCAATATTAAACATTATTTTAGATCCTATTTTCATGAAGTTGATGGGAGAATATGCGATTGAAGGGGCAGCTATTGCAACTGTAATCTCTCAAATTGTGCAAGCTATATTAACCTTCCGCTATTTTTCAAAGAAAAGTGCTTTTGTGGGGATTCATAAAATCCAAAAGAGTAAGGATATTTCCAGTGAAATGTTTAGCATAGGAAGTTCTGCAATGATGATGCAAATTTTGTTTGCAGTACAACAAACATTCTTGTTTAAGCAAGCTTTCGCATACGGTGGAGATAATTGGGGAATTTTAATGGCTGCTACAATGAGATTGTATATGTTCTCCTTTATTCCTCTTTGGGGAATGAGCCAAGGTTTACAGCCTGTTATTGGGGCAAATTTCGGAGCAAAGCAATATAAAAGAGTAAAAGATACAATGAAGGTTTTTATGTACGGAGCAACTATTCTTGCAGCTCTTTCATGGATACCATCGATGTTTTATTCAGAAAAATTACTATCACTATTCAGTGTAAGAAGTGAAATCATAGAAGCTGGTGTTATGAATTTCAAGATGTTTTATTCCACATTTATTTTGTATGGAATTATGATAATGACACTTACATTCTTTCAATCTATTGGAGATGGGAAAAAAGCAAGCATGATTGTAATGCTTAGACAGCTGATTTTGTTTATTCCGGCTATATTATTGCTTCCAAAATTTTTTGGAGCAAGTGCAGTTTGGTGGGCTGAACCTATTGTAGATTTTAGTATGATTATGTTGGGACTGTTTTTAATGCTTAATGGACTTAGGAAAATGGGAAAAGACAAAGCGTAA
- a CDS encoding ABC transporter ATP-binding protein: MISALKKILDFSGDEKKNVYHSIWVSFLFAIFHMLQISAIYIIVKAIVEKDMSMTPAWIALILLVISIVGRSVTNYFSQLQQCHASYFMVANKRVAIGEMLKKIPMGFFNENNIGEVVGISTTVLEDVENTAAMVMVNTLSGFINTIIFTIMILAFEWRIGFIVAIGCLLYLFVLSKMESKSRSVLPKRQKASAKLVDAILEQIGGMSVIKSFNLTGKGDEKVRGAIENSRKINLDCEKLFTPYTILQNILLDLFSILIIGAGIFFYLNGELSFLNTVMTIIISFLAFSQIKLAGSATTSLRVVSGSIEQTKKLEEFPQMDIDGKDIKPTTFDISFDNVEFSYSGKKILDDISVKIPQNQMTAIVGPSGAGKTTFCNLIARFWDVEKGEISIGEHNIKEYSLESLMRQISMVFQNVYLFQDTIENNIKFAKPDATHEEVIEVAKKACCHEFIMKLPEQYETVIGEGGASLSGGERQRISIARAMIKNAPIIIFDEATANVDPENEDKLQVAMEELTRNKTVIMIAHRLKTIKNANQILVLANGKITQQGTHEELIQVDGIYKKFVEARQVAAKWQLS, encoded by the coding sequence ATGATAAGTGCCTTAAAGAAAATTTTAGATTTCTCAGGTGATGAGAAGAAAAATGTATACCATTCTATATGGGTAAGTTTCTTGTTTGCAATTTTTCACATGCTCCAAATCAGTGCAATATACATTATTGTTAAAGCTATTGTTGAAAAAGATATGAGTATGACACCTGCATGGATTGCTTTGATACTTCTTGTTATAAGCATAGTTGGCAGAAGTGTTACAAATTATTTTTCACAATTACAGCAATGCCATGCAAGTTATTTCATGGTGGCAAATAAAAGAGTAGCAATAGGTGAAATGTTAAAAAAAATACCTATGGGATTTTTCAATGAAAACAATATTGGTGAAGTGGTTGGAATTTCTACAACTGTTTTAGAAGATGTAGAAAATACCGCAGCAATGGTTATGGTAAATACATTATCAGGTTTTATAAACACGATAATATTTACAATAATGATTTTAGCATTTGAGTGGAGAATAGGTTTTATTGTTGCAATTGGATGCCTATTGTACTTATTTGTTCTATCAAAAATGGAAAGCAAATCAAGGAGTGTTCTTCCTAAAAGACAAAAAGCATCTGCTAAATTGGTTGATGCCATTTTAGAGCAAATTGGAGGAATGTCTGTTATAAAATCCTTCAATTTAACAGGAAAAGGAGATGAAAAAGTCAGAGGTGCTATTGAAAATAGCAGAAAAATAAATCTTGATTGTGAAAAACTGTTTACACCTTATACAATTTTGCAAAATATTCTTTTGGACTTGTTTAGCATTTTGATAATAGGTGCAGGTATTTTCTTTTATCTTAATGGAGAACTCTCATTCTTAAATACAGTTATGACGATTATAATTTCTTTTCTTGCTTTTTCTCAAATAAAATTGGCAGGAAGTGCAACAACCTCCCTCAGAGTTGTTAGTGGATCTATTGAGCAAACAAAGAAGTTAGAGGAATTTCCACAGATGGATATTGATGGAAAAGACATAAAGCCTACTACTTTCGATATTTCTTTTGATAATGTAGAGTTTTCATATTCAGGCAAAAAAATTCTTGATGATATTTCGGTCAAGATACCACAAAACCAAATGACAGCTATAGTTGGACCTTCAGGAGCTGGAAAAACTACCTTTTGCAATTTGATAGCGAGATTTTGGGATGTAGAGAAAGGAGAAATCAGCATAGGTGAGCATAATATTAAAGAATATTCATTGGAGTCATTAATGAGACAAATTAGTATGGTTTTTCAAAATGTTTATTTATTTCAAGACACTATTGAGAACAATATAAAGTTTGCCAAGCCTGATGCTACACATGAGGAAGTTATAGAAGTTGCAAAGAAAGCGTGTTGTCATGAATTTATTATGAAGCTTCCTGAACAATATGAAACAGTTATAGGAGAGGGAGGTGCAAGTCTTTCTGGTGGAGAAAGACAAAGAATATCAATTGCAAGAGCAATGATAAAGAATGCACCTATCATTATTTTCGATGAAGCTACTGCAAATGTAGATCCCGAAAATGAGGATAAATTACAGGTTGCCATGGAGGAACTTACAAGAAATAAAACAGTCATCATGATTGCACATAGATTGAAAACAATAAAAAATGCAAATCAAATTCTTGTCTTGGCTAATGGAAAGATAACGCAACAAGGTACACATGAAGAACTTATTCAAGTTGATGGTATCTACAAAAAATTTGTTGAAGCAAGACAAGTGGCAGCAAAGTGGCAGTTGTCATAA
- a CDS encoding ABC transporter ATP-binding protein, producing MKEKSPAVILWELAYKEHSKLKISVFIASIGVIAGIVPYIAASRILVYLLNGIADFKVYFLWMGIGLLSYILKSVLYSTALSVSHKATFSVLKDIRLRMIDKLPKMPLGEIISVPSGNFKQIIVDQVESMEKPLAHLLPEMTSNLLGSLSIFIYLLFLDWRMALLSLVSIPVGMLFMGLVMKNYAVQYEGSVKVNREMNSAIIEYVNGIEVIKTFNQDKSSYAKYKDKVIANARYFYEWMKSCQLPVSLSKNISPTTMITVLPFGWYFYISGSLSAEVFISVIILSLGIAGPLLETINFVDGLAKIGTIANSINLILEGKEQKHSDREVTIQQYNIDLQNVKFGYEEEKEILHGISLNIKEGTTVAFVGPSGSGKSTLAKLIAGYWDSMEGNINIGGHNLKEIPLKQLYSLTAFVSQDNFLFNESIRENIRMGNPSASDKEVEDIAKKSGCHDFIMKMEHGYDTVVGSSGSHVSGGERQRISIARAMLKNAPIVILDEATSYIDPENEVIIKQALSKLIKDKTVIIIAHRLSTITDAEQIFLIENGELVSHGKHEELMEDSELYQKMWNAHIGVKDGEIK from the coding sequence ATGAAAGAAAAAAGTCCTGCTGTAATATTGTGGGAGCTTGCATATAAGGAACATTCAAAGTTAAAAATATCTGTATTTATAGCAAGTATCGGTGTTATTGCCGGAATTGTTCCATACATTGCTGCAAGCCGTATTTTAGTCTATTTATTAAATGGAATTGCAGATTTCAAGGTCTATTTTTTATGGATGGGAATAGGTCTGTTATCTTATATTTTAAAATCTGTTTTATACTCTACGGCGTTATCTGTATCTCATAAAGCGACTTTTAGTGTATTGAAAGATATTCGCTTGAGAATGATTGATAAACTTCCGAAGATGCCGTTAGGAGAAATAATCTCTGTTCCAAGCGGAAACTTTAAGCAGATTATAGTGGATCAGGTTGAAAGTATGGAGAAACCGCTCGCTCACCTGTTGCCTGAAATGACATCGAATCTCTTAGGTTCTTTGAGTATATTTATTTACTTATTATTTCTTGATTGGAGAATGGCTCTTTTATCATTAGTATCCATTCCTGTGGGGATGCTTTTTATGGGACTCGTAATGAAAAATTATGCTGTTCAATATGAAGGATCTGTAAAGGTAAATCGAGAAATGAATTCTGCAATCATTGAGTATGTTAATGGAATAGAAGTGATAAAAACATTTAATCAAGACAAGAGCTCGTACGCAAAGTACAAAGATAAAGTCATTGCAAATGCAAGATACTTTTATGAATGGATGAAGAGCTGTCAGTTACCTGTATCTTTATCTAAAAACATATCTCCTACTACAATGATCACAGTGCTTCCATTTGGTTGGTATTTCTACATTAGCGGCAGTTTAAGTGCAGAAGTATTTATATCTGTAATTATTCTATCTTTAGGTATTGCAGGACCTTTACTTGAAACAATCAATTTTGTTGATGGTCTTGCTAAGATAGGGACTATTGCAAATTCTATTAACTTAATTTTAGAAGGAAAAGAACAAAAGCATTCTGATAGAGAAGTGACTATCCAGCAATATAATATTGATTTACAAAATGTAAAGTTTGGATATGAAGAAGAAAAAGAAATTCTTCATGGAATATCCCTAAACATAAAAGAAGGGACAACAGTGGCTTTTGTTGGACCAAGTGGAAGTGGCAAGTCAACTTTAGCAAAATTAATAGCTGGATATTGGGATAGCATGGAAGGAAATATAAATATTGGTGGACACAATCTTAAGGAAATTCCATTAAAGCAATTATATAGTTTGACCGCCTTTGTTTCTCAGGATAATTTTTTGTTCAACGAAAGTATTAGGGAGAATATAAGAATGGGCAATCCAAGTGCCAGTGATAAAGAAGTAGAAGACATTGCTAAGAAATCGGGTTGTCATGATTTTATTATGAAAATGGAACATGGTTACGATACGGTTGTCGGAAGTAGTGGGAGCCATGTTTCTGGTGGAGAAAGGCAAAGAATATCAATAGCGAGAGCAATGCTCAAAAATGCACCTATTGTAATACTTGATGAAGCTACTTCATATATAGATCCTGAAAATGAAGTGATTATAAAGCAAGCTTTATCAAAGCTTATAAAAGATAAAACGGTGATTATTATTGCTCATAGGTTATCAACTATAACAGATGCAGAACAAATATTCTTAATTGAGAATGGAGAGCTTGTTTCACATGGTAAGCATGAAGAACTTATGGAAGATTCTGAGTTATACCAAAAGATGTGGAATGCTCATATTGGAGTAAAGGATGGTGAAATAAAATGA